One Channa argus isolate prfri chromosome 15, Channa argus male v1.0, whole genome shotgun sequence DNA segment encodes these proteins:
- the psmg3 gene encoding proteasome assembly chaperone 3: MSSPEPIIRSRQTEKEVNGILTQVVCTEFSNYILVVLTQYGKIGTLISVTPDSRSNDISTPTFSTKVLLGKDEPLTHVCAKHLATFVSQEAGNRPILLGLALKDSSLDSIKQMKEIIKSCQVW; the protein is encoded by the exons ATGTCATCTCCTGAACCCATCATCAGAtcaagacagacagagaaagaagtcAATGGAATTTTAACGCAGGTCGTCTGTACAGAGTTTAGTAATTACATATTAGTTGTTCTCACACAGTATGGAAAAATCGGGACATTGATATCTGTCACACCTGACTCCAGATCTAATGATATCAGCACTCCAACATTTTCCACCAAAGTACTGCTGGGCAAAGACGAG CCACTAACTCATGTCTGTGCCAAACACCTGGCAACGTTCGTCTCCCAAGAAGCTGGCAACAGGCCCATCTTACTTGGACTGGCACTAAAGGACTCTTCCTTAGattcaattaaacaaatgaaagagaTCATCAAAAGTTGCCAAGTCTGGTAA